In Helicobacter ibis, the following are encoded in one genomic region:
- the hemC gene encoding hydroxymethylbilane synthase, with amino-acid sequence MNKIVIGTRGSLLALWQANFIKDSLIAKYPHMNVELQIVKTKGDKILDTPLSKIGGKGLFTKELEVLLLNGEIDLAVHSLKDVPVEFESNLGLGAITKREDIRDSFLSFKYKDIMELPSGAKVGTTSLRRIMQIHCLRKDIDCISLRGNVQTRLKRLKDGDFDAIILAQAGVNRLNITEVPIIKQLDFIPAMGQAALGIECRLDSQVLHLLDFLNDRNSLFETSAERAFIRELNGGCQVPIGVNAKLNEHNMYIEAILGLPNGNKIIKHNMSDIVLNLQDSESLGSKLAQYFITKGANDILKLAQNWTF; translated from the coding sequence ATGAATAAGATTGTAATAGGAACTAGAGGTAGTTTATTGGCACTTTGGCAAGCAAATTTCATAAAAGATTCGTTAATAGCTAAATATCCACACATGAATGTAGAACTACAAATTGTAAAAACTAAGGGTGACAAGATACTTGATACTCCATTATCCAAGATAGGTGGCAAAGGACTTTTTACAAAAGAGTTAGAAGTGTTGCTTCTAAATGGTGAAATAGATTTAGCTGTTCATAGTCTAAAAGATGTTCCAGTAGAGTTTGAATCAAATCTTGGTTTAGGTGCTATTACAAAAAGAGAAGATATAAGAGATAGCTTTTTGAGTTTCAAGTATAAAGACATAATGGAGTTACCAAGCGGTGCTAAAGTTGGGACGACATCTCTAAGACGCATCATGCAGATTCATTGTTTGAGAAAAGATATAGACTGCATAAGCCTAAGAGGAAATGTGCAAACTAGATTAAAACGACTAAAAGATGGCGATTTTGATGCAATAATTTTAGCTCAAGCTGGTGTAAATAGGCTAAATATCACAGAAGTACCTATAATAAAGCAATTAGATTTTATACCAGCTATGGGACAGGCAGCTTTGGGAATAGAATGTAGGCTAGACAGCCAAGTGCTACACTTGTTGGATTTTTTAAATGATAGAAATTCTTTGTTTGAAACTAGTGCAGAGAGGGCATTTATTAGAGAGTTAAATGGTGGTTGTCAAGTACCAATAGGCGTGAATGCAAAATTAAATGAACATAATATGTATATTGAGGCAATACTTGGGTTACCAAATGGAAATAAAATCATTAAACATAATATGAGTGATATTGTTTTAAATTTACAAGATTCTGAAAGTTTGGGTAGCAAGTTGGCACAATACTTTATAACAAAAGGTGCAAATGATATTCTAAAATTGGCACAAAATTGGACATTTTGA
- a CDS encoding FxsA family protein, producing MPLIFVFIYLFIEVLVSYEIIEIIGVFGFVLEIIVTAFVGFLIIINFRIFFVEALIKLRDREITQEAFIGSNIFRILGAILLILPGGFTDILGIVMQFGSVGFFMLKPFIKLDKNKNFKDSNDIIDVEVISKDKYE from the coding sequence ATGCCTTTAATTTTTGTTTTTATTTATCTATTCATTGAAGTTTTAGTTAGCTATGAAATAATAGAAATTATCGGCGTATTTGGTTTTGTTTTAGAAATTATAGTAACCGCTTTTGTTGGGTTTTTGATAATTATAAACTTTAGAATTTTTTTTGTAGAAGCACTAATAAAACTAAGAGATAGAGAAATCACGCAAGAAGCTTTTATAGGTTCTAATATTTTTAGAATCTTGGGTGCTATTTTGTTGATTTTGCCGGGTGGTTTTACTGATATTCTAGGGATTGTTATGCAGTTTGGTAGTGTTGGGTTTTTTATGCTAAAACCATTTATAAAGCTAGATAAAAATAAAAACTTCAAAGATTCAAATGATATTATCGATGTAGAAGTCATTTCAAAGGACAAATATGAATAA
- a CDS encoding proline--tRNA ligase codes for MRFSKFFIHTLKETPRDVALKSHEYLIRAGLISQSGSGIYSFLPLGKIVLQKISDITKYHMDKAGANEVLLGCITPASLWRESGRYERYGKELLRLKDRKDNDFVFGPTHEETITDLTKNYIKSYKQLPIHLYQIQTKFRDEIRPRFGLMRAREFIMKDGYSFHSSYESLKEEFDKMEQIYSDIFRDLGLDFRVVEADSGAIGGSGSKEFMVLANSGEDTICVCDSCSYGANLEIATRKPKAPNSQAPEANFAKFHTPNTKTIESLCEFFKIDSYWTIKAVVKKALFDNEVSEYVFFFLRGSDSLNETKALNATGANELCDVSEEEISKLGLFAGFIGPYALRNITNSKHIYFDNELNGAKNMICGANELDYHFVGVDLNLFEDLEFKDLLEVKEGNVCPRCDGGKLYFTKGIEVGHIFQLGDKYSKAMSATFLDENGKTKPYIMGCYGIGISRLIAAIIEQHHDEVGIKWTKNTAPFMVDIIISNIKDENQRNIGEDLYSKLLELGVECIVDDRNERFGAKIADFELVGFPYAIIVGKGAIEGKVELVCRENLQKQEYELSKIDNLLHEVKKCL; via the coding sequence ATGAGATTTTCAAAATTTTTTATTCATACACTAAAAGAAACTCCAAGAGATGTTGCATTAAAAAGTCATGAATATCTAATTAGAGCAGGACTTATCTCACAAAGCGGTAGCGGGATTTATAGCTTTTTGCCATTAGGAAAAATAGTGTTACAAAAAATATCTGACATTACTAAATATCACATGGATAAAGCTGGTGCAAATGAAGTATTGCTTGGGTGTATTACTCCTGCATCTCTTTGGAGGGAGAGTGGTAGATATGAAAGATATGGGAAAGAACTCTTAAGGTTAAAAGATAGAAAAGATAATGACTTTGTCTTTGGGCCTACACATGAAGAGACAATAACAGACCTAACAAAAAATTACATAAAAAGTTATAAGCAACTTCCAATACACCTATATCAGATTCAAACAAAATTTAGAGATGAGATTCGACCACGATTTGGGCTTATGAGGGCTAGGGAATTTATAATGAAAGACGGATATAGTTTTCATAGTTCTTATGAATCTTTAAAAGAAGAATTTGACAAAATGGAGCAAATTTATAGTGATATTTTTAGAGATTTAGGGCTTGATTTTAGAGTTGTAGAGGCTGATAGTGGGGCTATTGGTGGGAGCGGAAGCAAGGAGTTTATGGTTTTAGCCAATAGTGGAGAAGATACAATTTGTGTATGCGATTCTTGCTCTTATGGGGCTAATTTGGAAATTGCTACAAGAAAACCAAAAGCACCAAATTCACAAGCACCAGAAGCCAATTTTGCTAAATTCCATACCCCAAATACAAAGACAATAGAATCTTTATGTGAGTTTTTTAAAATAGATTCTTATTGGACTATTAAAGCTGTTGTAAAAAAGGCATTATTTGATAATGAGGTTAGTGAATATGTGTTCTTCTTCCTTAGAGGGAGTGATAGCTTAAACGAAACAAAGGCATTAAATGCAACTGGTGCAAATGAATTGTGTGATGTTAGTGAAGAAGAAATATCAAAGCTTGGGCTGTTTGCTGGATTTATAGGACCTTATGCATTAAGAAATATTACAAACTCTAAGCATATCTACTTTGATAATGAACTAAATGGTGCTAAAAATATGATATGTGGTGCAAATGAACTTGATTATCATTTTGTGGGTGTTGATCTAAATCTTTTTGAAGACCTAGAATTTAAAGATTTATTAGAGGTAAAAGAAGGCAATGTTTGCCCTAGATGCGATGGTGGTAAGTTGTATTTTACAAAAGGCATAGAAGTTGGGCATATATTTCAGCTTGGAGATAAGTATTCAAAAGCAATGAGTGCGACATTCCTAGATGAAAACGGGAAAACAAAACCTTATATAATGGGTTGCTATGGCATAGGAATCTCAAGACTAATTGCAGCTATAATAGAGCAACACCACGATGAAGTAGGCATAAAATGGACAAAGAATACAGCACCATTTATGGTTGATATAATAATCTCGAATATTAAAGATGAAAATCAACGAAATATAGGTGAAGACCTATATTCTAAATTGTTAGAATTAGGGGTTGAATGTATAGTTGATGATAGAAATGAAAGATTTGGAGCAAAGATAGCTGATTTTGAACTTGTTGGATTCCCTTATGCTATTATCGTTGGGAAAGGTGCTATTGAAGGAAAAGTAGAGTTAGTATGCAGGGAGAATCTGCAAAAACAAGAATATGAACTAAGTAAAATAGACAACCTTTTACATGAAGTAAAAAAATGCCTTTAA